The genomic DNA TTAGCATTATAGAATCTTATTTTCTAGCAGAAAGTACCCCAAAATTACATTATTTTAGGCACCTTTTGAGCCCCTGTAATCGGTGACTACCCTCTGCACCTTTTACCAATCCACTTGGCGAATGGCTCTAGAAATTCTCCGAGCATTCGCACAGTTCTCGGCATGCCGACTGCCGCTGCACGACTTTGGCTTCGGCTTTAAGTAATTTTCTAATGACACCACAGAGGAAAAATGACTGTCGGTGCCTTTGGGGTTACCTTACCCGCACTATACCACTCCCCCTGTCCCCTCTCTTCTGTCCCTGACTATTCTGCTGGCAACGTTCATTAgattaaaagcaatttacaGTAAAACTTTTGCCCACAAAACGCCTTCTGTCCCGCCCGACTGTTGTTCCGCCTTCTGCGTATCCTCCTGCTCATCCTTTTGCATGTGGTGccactgctccttctgctgctccacacacgctcacacacacacacacacacacacacacgtgctgcagcagttggTGACACTCACATGTTCCCCAAACGCCGTGCAAATGTTCCCATCCCCCGTCGTTCTCGCTGCTCCAACCAACCTCCTCTTTCGGAGTCATTTGGCGCctctttggttttattttttggaatttCACAAATTTGCGGATTTGgtttgtaatttattaaatttatcgCATGCTGAGAGCGCCTTAACAGGCTTCCGTCCAAGGGGGGGCATGACCTAGcattccacttccacttccccGAACCCAACCCCACCGCAGCGTCCCCTCATTCGCCTGCTAATGTCTGCGGTGTCGCCTCTGCCGGGTGGTAGAGTAGAGTCCTTCTGCTTTCAGCATCTGCAACATTTGTTGATGACAACCAAAAGACACAAAGTGCAACATTTCgttcactctctcactctctctctctctcatctgtgtgtgtttgtgtgtgtgtggaacgCCCATTTAGGGGAAGTCATTCGGAGCTTAGAagttattattttgatttatagaAAAAGTTGGTTTAGCGAGCGAAAGTTTATCTTATATACAGCCAGAAAGACGGAGAGGATGAGGCGATAAAATTAGGAGAAAAATGGGCCAACAGAGGGACAGCATCCACATCCTGCCACGACACTCCGCTCCATGAAACGGAAAACGTTTCAAGAACAGAGCACATAGATCCGTGGAACCGACcatttgtggcacacacaattcTAATCAAGCGCTCAAAAAGCTCTCAGACACGTGCAAATTTGGCATTAGTTTCCCTCCTGGGTGACGGCTGCCACCTGCGCAAGGACCTCATTCTCGGGCAGCGCCTTTGGCCGCTGTGAACCACTCGAACAGGGCAGTTCGTTGGGACAGCCACCCGAAGTGCCTGCACTGTCGCACGAGTTATCGTCCTTGCAGTAGACATCGTGGAGCTCCGAGCAGTCCGTGTTGGAGATGTTCCGCCAGCCCTCGGCATTGATGTGGTACAGCCGGACAATGCCACCCGAGTAGGCGTCCTTGCTGGTGGCATGGTAGATGGCGCGCCTGGCCAGATCGTAGGCCTCCTGGTCGGTCATCATAAAGCGGTGTCCCGTGTCGAGCACGCCCAGGGCATAGGGCGAGCCGCTGCCCACGGAGAAAACATTGCCGTGGCAGCGCACACCCTCCGAGTCCACGTAGATGAGCTTCGGTCCCTCATCGTCGTAGCCGGCCAGCATCATGCCCATGACCAGGCCCATGCCCTTGTACTCTGCGGATATGTTGACAATCATCCGCGCCGCTGCATCCACGGACATGCGACGCTTGAAGCGCAGCTCGTGCAGCCGGCAATCCCGCGCGAGCACTCGATCCCAGTAGACACAGTCGGCCGCCCCTCCCGCCAGTGTGCCCAGCATGTAGTCGTTCAGCTCGACGATCTTCCTCATCGTCTGCGAGCCGATGTACTGTCCCGAAGTGGCCCTCGAGTCCGCGCAGAGCACCACTCCGCCCTGGTACTTGAAACCCAAGGTGGTTGTGCCATGCGCGAAGTCCATTCGAATGCCACAATGGTCCACAATTTTGGATAGATTCAACGCTGGCTGGAGGGTTGTACATAAAGGGATAGCACATGTAGAACTTGCAGATGGGTGGGCTTACATTTTCGAAAGGTGGAGCCATCAGGGCGTAGGGATTCTCAAAGTTGCTGGTGCCATcgcgcagctgctccagctgccacTCGGTCTGGACATGATCGAAGCGCCGCATGAAGGGCCAGCGACTGACGCCGCAAATACTTTCTAGTGCCATGGATAAGGAATACAAATGTAGACGAAAATTTGAGCAAACTGACTAAAAATCTGTGAAAATAAGtgtttgaaattattttaaaaggATTTGACAGATTCCAAAGGTTTCTAGGAATTTTAGCTAGTTAGTGTCAAGGTCTATTCCGTTTTCAAACCAATCTTATGCACATCCTCATCTATGCCGAGGCCATTGAATGTTCCGCTCTAATGAGCAATCAGCAGTTGCAATTCCAATCATATTACCATTTCACACGGCGAAGCAgaggcattggcattggacTGCCCAAGCGGTGTCCGGTTCAACTGCAGCGTGGCGCCACCACAGCGAGATACACGACATTTTAATTGGACTTTTACCAGAGTCCAGAGCTTCGTCTCCGCCCCCAGCATCAGAGCAACGGTaatggcaaacggcaacggcatTGGCACCTGTGGAGGTGCACGCAAATCAACCCAAAAGCGGaatgaagaaagaaagagaaaggtGCATGGGGGCAGGCAGGGACACGCCTACGCCATGGCTGTGGCAAGCGGATTAGCCGCTAATTAAACGCCAATTGGAAATGTTTGCTAAACTGTTTGAGTCCCCAGGTCGGTGGTTGGGGATCGACTGCGGGGGAGGGGAACTCCATCTCGATGGATACCTTTACAAAGTACTTGCAATgctttctttctctccctaCTGCCGGCTCCCGGCTCCCTATTTCTATCTCTCGGCCGCTGCCATGTGTCACTGAtctaaatttatgcaaattgccagcTGCAAGTGGCCTTCGGGGTTGCCACAGCCCCATCGGTCGGTTGCCccatgccactgccatcgCAGCTCAGCCTCGCATTTGCACGCGCCTCCATTCGCGCCTGCACTTTTCTATTCTCTGCCCTTTtaataacagcagcaagagagagatagcgaagggaagggaagagaGAGCCAATCATTTGAGTAAAACACACCCAGAAGGGATAC from Drosophila subobscura isolate 14011-0131.10 chromosome E, UCBerk_Dsub_1.0, whole genome shotgun sequence includes the following:
- the LOC117890229 gene encoding proteasome subunit beta type-5; translation: MALESICGVSRWPFMRRFDHVQTEWQLEQLRDGTSNFENPYALMAPPFENPALNLSKIVDHCGIRMDFAHGTTTLGFKYQGGVVLCADSRATSGQYIGSQTMRKIVELNDYMLGTLAGGAADCVYWDRVLARDCRLHELRFKRRMSVDAAARMIVNISAEYKGMGLVMGMMLAGYDDEGPKLIYVDSEGVRCHGNVFSVGSGSPYALGVLDTGHRFMMTDQEAYDLARRAIYHATSKDAYSGGIVRLYHINAEGWRNISNTDCSELHDVYCKDDNSCDSAGTSGGCPNELPCSSGSQRPKALPENEVLAQVAAVTQEGN